DNA from Pomacea canaliculata isolate SZHN2017 linkage group LG9, ASM307304v1, whole genome shotgun sequence:
TCACAGAAATTCTTAAGATGATTGGAATGTTAGGAAAGAAATTACAGCCAAAGgtagacagaaaacacaaacggAAATAGTTGACATCTCAATTTGGCTTTAAAAAACCCCATAATATTATGCTCAGTCAAGATGAAAAATTCAGGATTTTTTTAGGGGACGATAAATGTAAAATTGTCAGCAATGTTAGCTATTTTGTTCAGAACTAAGATAACGAGACAAATATAAAGTGTGATGTATACGCAGTGAAGGGTGCAAAAAACTGaagcaaaatacaaaaggaGCAAAAGCCTAAGCTCAGTATTAAGCGAAAGATAAACGCCATCTGAGTCACATCATTTTAGCACCTGTACATTTTTTAACGccctattattattttgttcacttgaCAACAATGGTTCCTTTCTGGCTCCTGTTAGAGAAATTGTTGTTGCGAGTGCACATGAAATGGTAAGTCCCTGATCTGAACCTGAGGACCATGCCTTCGTATGAAGCAGGAGCATTGTTCAGTTGTGACTGAAGAGCAGTAACTTCACCAACAGCAAAATTTTGAACTGCACCTTGGCACTCTGCTTTACGGAAACATCTGGAAGAATAAATCCATATAATGACCATCAGTTTCCCCCCCAAATATgacaacacagagagaaaaatattcctAGGGAAAATGTTCAAATTTCAACAGTGAAGCCTTTCTGAATACATATCTTGTTGTAGAAAATGGTTTGGATAGTGGAAGCTGTTTTATGGTTCTTACAAGAATAATTCCAACCCTGTTCCAGCATATTCCAATCACTATATATGCCTGCTCTTAAATTCAGAATGCGCTCTACATGGATGTTCATGACACTGACACTCTGTGCTGAATTCTTTTGTCCTTTAGATGAAATGTTGAATATAAAGATAAGACTAAAAAAATTCACTATAGCTCAGATTCCAAGGTATGACCATTTTCATCTGCAAGGTGATGATTCTTAATAGCTATCTGACTTAAGCAAACCTGAAAAACTTAACAGGTTTTGTAATGGTGTCGCTGGCAAATAGACTATGTTTGATaatgatatgaaaatataaaaataaatattacctgTAATACCCTGCAGTAGCTAGATCAACAGCTAGATCCTTAGGCTGGATGTTGATAACACCATGATAAGCCCACATAACCTGGGTTCTTTCCCACATTGTAGATTTCTCAAAAGGAACAGGAAAATTTTCATTCAGATCCAGGATCTCTACCATGTTGTTTCTATCGGTGCCTgcaaagtttgaaaaacactGAGAAATAAACTGCAGCAGATTTcattactgttttctttaagAACCAAATCTTCCTGTAATAAGGGGATTTAGACATAAATCATACTTTTAAAGTTGAGTATATCACgtacaaaacaaaatggatgtaaaacataattatgtGCAATTGTCCATATTCATATTTAGTGAAAATGTAGAGGAGGTGGAGGGGAATTGGcattttatgccgagccagcaactaaggctatattatggcaaggcagccagccctgtaaacagatgccacatgcagagaaagaacagcatgtccaggatgagagctgaacccaggacagccaaccttcactgtattggtaacaggCGCTAACTGAAACTGTTGCACTACCAGGCTGCCAGAACATAGGGGAAGCAGTATATAGTCACTTGTCATTCTCCATATCACCACTAAATGTTCACAAAGATGTGGAATGAAACTCACCAGAGGTACCCTCGCCTGCGTCACCCgcctgtccatccccagcaggGTTGCCATTATTATGAGTGTTGGAGCcttcacacaaaacacagctGCTTCATGTCTCATCCTTATTCTCAGATTTTTAAGAATCTCTAGAGTATATTGAAACCATACAAGCCTTCCAAACAATCTGctaattctatatttatttcttaacattttaggcagaatgttatattttaattaaagtgtaAATGATCTCAACAATATTTAATACAAGTTTAAGATGTTATTTAAAACCCATCCCAGAGAAATGGATAATAACTATTAGTCAACTTTTAACTTACAAGTTTTAGATATGGCACTTAATAACTACTATCCAATTTTTGGACCAACTTAATTTCTCTGTAAATGGGTAGTCCTCAAATTGTGTTTTTGGACTATACCTGTCCACTGTATGTGTACAAGATCTCCATCCTTTATCTCCAGGTGAGTGGGTGCAAAGTCATACTCCACAGCAGGGAACACCTGTACTATGTTGCCACGTTTACCTCGcacatttaaattataaatacgTGCACCCTGTAGGTTCTGAGGACGAGCCTTAAGCAAAAATACATGGCTTCTATCTTGGAACACTCGGCCATACTGTGCTGTGTTAAGTGCCAGACGAAGAGGTGATTTCCCATTTCCAACAGTAACATACGGATTCTGTCTGACTGGTGAACGAGTCATCCTGACAACAATAAAAGGgattaaatatgaaaaattatcacaaaattaGATCCATATGACAGCCAGCATTGTAATTAAAAATGATATTCCAATATTTATAAAAGGCTGGAAAGTAAATTGGCTAAAaattcaataacatttttagaCACAAATATGTCAgttatataaacaaaagaaacatttgcaaATAAATGCAAGTTTTAGTCTGCCCTATACCAGGTTGACAGTGACAGGCAGGCCCTTCTTATCCCCTGTGGGGCCTGAGGCATAGGGCATGTGATAGAGCATGCATTACGTCATTAATTTTGAACCTTGTtaccatattaatcaaaagTATGTgtccctaggcagatgcctcgttgAGCACACCTCAAACATCCAATGATCTGATCTAAAGAAGTCCTTTAGGCATGTCAGTTTTTTCACAAAAGgaactaaatattttatcttttactcTTGTGTTACTTACATTGCATCATTTTGTCTGTAGTCAGTGTTATAAGGATCATAGTCATCTGTAGAGATATTGTACCTAttgattcaaaattaaaaagttaatgcaaattaaaaaaaaccctatgaatacatttaacatttaatatgAAAAGGTATGAACATTTACAGAATTATGGATGTTCCCATCTTAAGAATTCCAAATTAAAATGATGGTTTATAGCTATGCACACATATCCTAGACAGTGATTTAGCActaacaaaaccaaaaaactacTGAAACAAGGAATCCATTTAAGATCACCTGTATCATGACAAATTGATTTATGAAAccttgaataaatattttgaaacaagcataaacataatttttaaagatacaataaacgaaaaaaaacaaacaaacaaaaaaaaccaagtatTTTATCGTCCTTGTCCTCAATATGAAAAGGCAGAAATGTGAGCATACATACATAAAGCAAGAAGAATATGAGGAGAAAAACAGTTATTATGCAAAAGACATTATACCTTATTCGGAAAACACATCTTTTTGTCTCAGCAGAAGGAAAGTATGGCAGAACCCAGTTGTACGTAAGGGCCTGACCATCCACACCATTACCAAGATGATTTGATCTGaccataaaaattattttaagttttaaacatagttttaattttgcatttacATAATTCACATGACCCTACAatcacattttaatgaaaaagataaacagaCATTAAAATTAACTACATAtctagggttttttttcccatctgATGGCAAAAAACTACTCAGATAAATTTAACTATAAGTCATCGCTGAAACTTGGAAACAGCATCATAAAATCTTGTATTCACCTTGACCACGGGGCTTCCAAACAATCTGGTGCTTTAAGTTTAACCAGACATTCTTCCTGACTGAAGTCTGAGGTATCATAAGGCACTCCCCAGATATACTGAACTGCTCCATTACTGGCTCGTTCACAGTCAGCTTTGATTCTGTACTCTGTCATTCACAAGTAGATCCATATAAAATAGGTATGTTAATACGAGAATATCACCTGAATACACACCATCATACACATCTCCCACATGATGGGAAAAGGGGAAGGAAGTATTTGCACCTCAAATTAATTTCTGACTCATTATCCGACATTGTATTAAATTGTACACAAGAAATGATGTGCTATATAtagtggcataggaagatgtTTGGCTTGGTGGGGGGACTGGGGGAACTTCATGCTGAGAATGagcattcttgcctcctcagtatcttttatGAGGAAGAAACTGCAATCCTTGACCCACTCTCACCCCCGGCTCCTACATCACTGATATATACACCACCCCATTTAATGTCTCTCGTGGCACACCAGGGTGCCCACTTCACAAACGAAGTGATTTTTAATCAAAGGGCAAAAGTACTACTAACTCATAAAAAGGTCATTTAACTGTTCTAATCACTTAACTGCCCATTTTACTTCATGCCCATCATGTTACTGCTATATGCTGGTGAACAAGTGCTTAACTGTGtgcttttatgtattttaaactGTCAGTGTTTTTAGTCCTACAAGTTCAAGAACACTCACGTGGGGCCTTTTCAAGATAGGTGTACAGCGTTACCCAACGCCCTCCATTATTTTGACAGTCTTCTTGTGTTCTCCATCGTGACCAGCCTTTTGTTTCAATACACTCCCCATAGGGCTGTGCATTGAAACTACGTGAAGTATAGTATctgcaaatataaacattttaaacttattttgcaAAACAAACAGTCATTAGTACTATAATGCCAACATCATGTTCATGCCACTGTATATCAACAGATATATGCACTTCCCATCAACATCTTGcctacatacattttaaaagccATATAGTGCTGATATATCTTAGTCACACACTCTTCCACACATATACTGCAGATACATCAATATCTCAGTCACATACTCCTGTACACATTAAACTTAAGAGCTGTATGCTGCAGATATATTATTATCTTAGTCACATGTTCCTCGAGACCTCCCACTGTTACCTTACTTTCTCttacacatgtacatgtaacagcttttctatcaaataaaaatcaacagtTTTCTTGTGCAATAAGGATGGTTACTGGATTCAAGCAAAAGAGACATCAAAATGTGAACAACttatttctgtaacatttaCTGGCTTTGACTAACACTgacaaagaaagggaaagatgaAGTAGCTG
Protein-coding regions in this window:
- the LOC112572027 gene encoding protein DD3-3-like, producing the protein MIRIMHTTFITKTFLLGAILELALADIYLHVPRGSNNRLNERQAERKNANRLFDSQNNNRGGYNVGDNGTEAAATENEQYRMKYFQSDVNGQSILTVEWTNQHGCGGNEDTNPQKQNCILVLQYACQTDISSPQADTFRNGISTTTQTYKKAQTVNETLTAKNQRKTESVDQTEGLHESWDWYNKCYMRERNQGLFTADQKLNTNNGFGYSSAVYTRQNPNGNQFGYECPEERDYFPYWHPAPWKDIAVLAENSSMCGYYTSRSFNAQPYGECIETKGWSRWRTQEDCQNNGGRWVTLYTYLEKAPQYRIKADCERASNGAVQYIWGVPYDTSDFSQEECLVKLKAPDCLEAPWSRSNHLGNGVDGQALTYNWVLPYFPSAETKRCVFRIRYNISTDDYDPYNTDYRQNDAMMTRSPVRQNPYVTVGNGKSPLRLALNTAQYGRVFQDRSHVFLLKARPQNLQGARIYNLNVRGKRGNIVQVFPAVEYDFAPTHLEIKDGDLVHIQWTGSNTHNNGNPAGDGQAGDAGEGTSGTDRNNMVEILDLNENFPVPFEKSTMWERTQVMWAYHGVINIQPKDLAVDLATAGYYRCFRKAECQGAVQNFAVGEVTALQSQLNNAPASYEGMVLRFRSGTYHFMCTRNNNFSNRSQKGTIVVK